In one window of Saprospiraceae bacterium DNA:
- a CDS encoding ketoacyl-ACP synthase III, protein MKTKIAGIGYYVPERIVANKELEAIMDTTDEWIRERTGIEERRYGIPHVETTTTMGARAAEKAMADAGITGEEIDFIIFATLSPDYYFPGCSVLLQRELKITNKEAGALDIRNQCSGFIYGLSIADQFIKTGQYKNILLVGAEMHSMGLDFSTRGRNVSVIFGDGAGAVILQPTGEDQVSIINTVLHADGTYAEELAFINPGSHGGHHSPETDFGYDDRPYGGVFMTQKMWDEQWIFPNMNGQLVFKTAVQKFPEVILEGLQKAGKQKEDIAMFIPHQANLRISQFVQKKLGLPDDKVWNNIQRYGNTTAATIPIALGEAYEAGRLKKGDLICLAAFGSGFTWASALLNWAK, encoded by the coding sequence ATGAAAACTAAAATTGCCGGCATCGGATATTATGTCCCGGAACGAATCGTAGCCAATAAAGAATTGGAGGCTATCATGGATACAACCGATGAATGGATCCGCGAACGGACAGGAATCGAAGAGCGGCGGTATGGAATTCCACATGTTGAAACTACAACAACAATGGGGGCCAGGGCAGCTGAAAAAGCAATGGCTGATGCAGGCATTACAGGTGAAGAAATTGACTTTATCATTTTCGCTACACTGAGTCCGGATTATTACTTCCCGGGATGTTCGGTGCTTTTGCAACGCGAGTTAAAAATAACAAATAAAGAAGCCGGTGCTCTCGATATCAGAAACCAATGCAGCGGATTTATTTATGGATTGTCAATAGCCGACCAGTTTATTAAAACCGGACAATACAAAAACATTTTGCTGGTGGGTGCAGAAATGCATTCGATGGGTCTTGACTTTTCAACGCGTGGAAGAAATGTATCTGTGATTTTTGGGGATGGAGCTGGAGCCGTTATTCTTCAACCCACCGGGGAGGATCAGGTTTCTATAATCAATACAGTCTTGCACGCAGATGGTACCTATGCCGAAGAACTTGCATTTATTAATCCTGGGAGCCACGGAGGACACCACAGCCCTGAAACGGATTTTGGCTACGACGACCGGCCTTATGGCGGGGTGTTTATGACTCAAAAAATGTGGGACGAACAATGGATTTTTCCGAACATGAATGGCCAACTTGTATTTAAGACAGCTGTTCAAAAATTTCCGGAAGTCATTCTGGAAGGATTGCAAAAAGCAGGTAAGCAAAAAGAAGATATAGCCATGTTTATTCCGCATCAGGCCAATCTTCGCATCAGTCAGTTTGTCCAGAAAAAACTGGGACTCCCTGACGATAAAGTGTGGAACAACATACAGCGTTACGGAAATACAACTGCTGCAACCATACCCATAGCTCTGGGAGAAGCATACGAAGCCGGTCGTTTGAAAAAAGGCGATCTAATTTGCCTGGCTGCGTTTGGAAGCGGTTTTACCTGGGCTTCTGCATTATTAAACTGGGCCAAATAA
- a CDS encoding asparagine synthetase B → MAFCTSSLNAAFILMPMDLKQSNHLKAYGITYWVIDQGVDAFWLLNYRGGSFVIPHTVVYEKECKTRGVSYQVISAGEFIQIKSQIADPEINEEVIKLEKAPKIAVYTPEFNEKGERIQPWDDAVTLALTYAEIPFEKIYDREILGGILPKFDWLHLHHEDFTGQYGKFYRGQHTQAWYIENQKRAERLSKELGFEKVSQCKLAVVQKIREYVIGGGFMFAMCSATDTYDITLAAAGLDICAVVFDGDPADQHASSKLHFEHTFAFKNFTLVDNPMEYEFSTIDNTYQRQVTPENDYFTLFDFSAKWDPIPTMLTQNHTRTVKGFMGQTTAFKKELIKSDVLVLGENKAVDEVRYIHGNSGYGTWTFYAGHDPEDYQHLVGDPPTDLNLHPNSPGYRLILNNILFPAAKKKERKT, encoded by the coding sequence ATGGCGTTCTGCACAAGTTCCCTGAATGCTGCTTTTATACTGATGCCCATGGACCTCAAGCAGTCAAATCACTTGAAGGCTTATGGCATTACATATTGGGTTATAGACCAGGGTGTCGATGCATTTTGGTTATTGAATTACAGAGGGGGCAGTTTTGTGATTCCTCATACCGTTGTATATGAGAAAGAATGTAAAACAAGGGGAGTCAGTTACCAGGTCATTTCTGCAGGAGAATTTATCCAGATCAAATCTCAAATTGCAGATCCTGAAATCAATGAAGAAGTAATCAAGCTCGAAAAAGCTCCGAAAATTGCGGTCTATACACCCGAGTTTAATGAAAAAGGGGAGCGAATTCAACCCTGGGATGATGCGGTAACCCTGGCGCTGACCTATGCTGAAATTCCATTTGAAAAAATTTACGACCGGGAAATATTAGGAGGCATCCTGCCCAAATTTGACTGGTTACATTTACACCATGAAGACTTTACAGGCCAATATGGTAAATTTTATCGCGGCCAGCATACCCAGGCCTGGTACATTGAAAATCAAAAGAGAGCGGAACGATTAAGTAAAGAGCTGGGGTTTGAAAAAGTAAGTCAGTGTAAACTTGCTGTCGTCCAGAAAATTCGCGAGTACGTCATAGGGGGAGGGTTTATGTTTGCGATGTGCTCTGCCACAGACACCTATGATATAACTCTCGCTGCCGCAGGATTGGATATTTGTGCGGTCGTGTTCGATGGCGATCCTGCAGATCAACACGCTTCATCCAAGCTTCATTTCGAACACACTTTTGCTTTTAAGAATTTTACCCTGGTCGACAATCCCATGGAATATGAATTCTCGACCATCGATAATACTTACCAAAGACAAGTGACACCAGAAAATGATTATTTCACTTTGTTTGATTTTTCTGCGAAGTGGGACCCCATTCCCACCATGCTAACACAGAATCACACTCGCACCGTGAAAGGATTTATGGGACAAACAACCGCTTTCAAAAAAGAACTTATCAAATCGGATGTACTAGTTTTGGGAGAAAACAAGGCGGTAGATGAAGTCCGTTATATTCATGGCAATAGTGGCTACGGTACCTGGACATTTTATGCAGGCCATGATCCGGAGGATTATCAGCATTTGGTTGGAGATCCTCCAACAGATTTGAATTTACATCCCAATTCTCCAGGGTATCGCCTGATATTAAATAATATCCTATTCCCGGCAGCGAAGAAAAAAGAGCGAAAAACCTAA
- a CDS encoding ComEC/Rec2 family competence protein produces MLYALVARPFVFLFGVLLFFFAIRCSLMYIPQIKLYCLSGAVLFLLLGFCSSAHIHKVSFIMLSAAMVCCLRVLQDEHTAIETYTSIVTPEDGWYSLLIENHFKYKNREVFNATLTHQKIKIKTQITIWNAKTSQQAFSGDTIQAALKFSKTQQSPNKYIFPYDQYLFEKNIYLKAHCSVNTYMIKSNSGFSVMRVSQQISHYLRNIATKYQVSDLTEQLLNGILLGDKTSMDKETKEAFRTGGISHILAVSGMHLGILYMLLSFLFSQVRKLFKGLSRRLEITMTFTFIWMFTLVTGMGVAVCRAALMLSIYLLGKILRRQNHSLNTLFATAFFLAFYDPSHFKDIGYQLSCLAMLGIFWLSKYFSLLYIPVNRWSQYFWQVVSVSFSVQLIILPVCLYHFSSAPTYFLLSNLMWAPLTPILMVLGILAWIGDFIAPPFADLMMQICDWLINKSMFLLNQINTWPHALIENLWFELEDGIAFGMLFLLFKIYLQTRNRSYMATQVLILVVVMSHQYYRENQIYKTKKFVIYPKGQSTAYLVLQKGQGYTTDLKIAPLETYLKRNYISTLTLVSNLEILQLFPIKNESIKEPDCLDKTGCAQLPHSETLQIWHSDE; encoded by the coding sequence ATGTTGTACGCATTGGTAGCAAGGCCATTCGTATTCCTGTTTGGCGTATTGCTGTTTTTTTTTGCGATTCGCTGCTCATTGATGTATATTCCGCAAATAAAACTCTATTGTCTCTCCGGAGCAGTCTTATTCCTTTTACTTGGTTTTTGTTCCTCAGCTCATATTCACAAAGTTAGTTTTATCATGCTCAGCGCTGCCATGGTATGTTGCTTGAGAGTTCTCCAGGATGAGCATACGGCCATTGAAACATATACTTCTATTGTTACTCCTGAAGATGGTTGGTATTCACTGCTGATTGAAAATCACTTCAAGTATAAGAATCGCGAAGTATTTAATGCTACTCTAACTCACCAAAAAATAAAAATAAAAACTCAGATCACAATATGGAATGCAAAAACCAGCCAACAAGCCTTTTCCGGCGACACCATACAGGCAGCATTAAAGTTTTCAAAAACACAACAATCCCCCAACAAGTATATATTTCCTTACGACCAATATCTATTCGAGAAGAATATTTATTTAAAAGCCCATTGTTCAGTCAACACGTACATGATCAAAAGTAATTCAGGTTTTTCTGTGATGCGTGTCTCACAACAAATAAGCCATTATTTAAGAAATATCGCCACGAAATACCAGGTATCGGATCTAACCGAACAATTGTTGAATGGGATATTATTAGGGGATAAAACAAGCATGGATAAAGAGACAAAAGAGGCATTTAGAACGGGTGGCATTTCGCATATTCTGGCAGTGTCGGGCATGCATTTGGGTATTTTGTATATGTTGCTCAGTTTCCTTTTCTCGCAAGTTCGAAAATTATTCAAAGGTTTATCCAGGCGCTTAGAAATAACGATGACATTTACGTTCATCTGGATGTTTACTTTGGTAACAGGAATGGGCGTTGCCGTCTGCCGGGCGGCATTGATGCTCAGTATCTACCTGCTTGGAAAAATTCTCCGCAGACAAAATCATTCCTTGAATACGCTATTTGCCACTGCATTTTTCCTGGCATTTTATGATCCCTCCCATTTTAAAGACATTGGTTATCAACTGTCCTGTTTGGCTATGTTAGGCATTTTCTGGTTATCAAAATATTTCAGCTTGCTGTATATTCCTGTCAATCGCTGGTCACAATATTTTTGGCAGGTGGTTTCAGTATCATTTAGCGTGCAGCTGATCATATTACCCGTTTGTCTTTACCATTTTTCATCTGCACCCACATATTTCTTATTAAGCAATTTAATGTGGGCTCCGCTAACCCCTATACTGATGGTATTGGGAATATTGGCCTGGATAGGCGATTTTATAGCTCCACCCTTCGCAGATCTGATGATGCAAATTTGCGATTGGCTTATAAACAAGTCCATGTTTCTGTTAAACCAGATAAATACATGGCCCCATGCATTGATAGAAAATCTTTGGTTTGAATTGGAAGACGGAATTGCCTTTGGAATGCTGTTTTTACTTTTCAAAATATATCTCCAAACCAGGAACCGGAGCTATATGGCCACTCAGGTTCTTATATTGGTTGTTGTCATGAGTCACCAGTACTACCGGGAAAACCAAATTTACAAAACTAAAAAGTTTGTCATTTATCCAAAAGGGCAATCTACTGCTTACCTGGTTTTGCAAAAAGGTCAAGGTTATACAACAGATTTAAAAATCGCCCCTTTGGAAACTTATTTAAAAAGAAATTATATCTCTACTTTAACACTGGTCAGTAATTTGGAAATTCTGCAGCTCTTCCCCATTAAAAATGAAAGCATAAAAGAGCCAGATTGCTTAGATAAAACAGGATGTGCTCAGCTTCCTCACTCCGAAACCCTTCAAATATGGCATTCTGATGAATAA
- a CDS encoding helix-hairpin-helix domain-containing protein encodes MNKSALEKYYLTKTELHGLQVLVIISLLYTGWIAHLGNQFSSAQISQKQAESVLMDTISKNNYNHFINAKLTPAEHSLFEFDPNNLSEQEAIQLGIPIKAFRNLQKYKAKGGRIKSETQFKNIYGMDTAVYSILKPYIKITQEKDPLLPIRKAQSQDSIYDINTIEIRQLLYKLNIDYKIAYRILNFRNALGGFYSLDQLHEIYGIEDSTITRIQKKLAVRSMHQKFNMDQIPLDSLGKHPYIKYKTARLIGKYREQHGTIHSIQELQLIIPDTQQFRKITRYFYGLKDLN; translated from the coding sequence ATGAATAAATCGGCACTTGAAAAATATTACCTTACTAAAACCGAATTACATGGCTTACAGGTTTTGGTTATTATATCGTTGCTATATACAGGATGGATCGCTCATTTAGGAAATCAGTTTTCATCTGCACAGATAAGCCAAAAACAAGCCGAATCAGTACTGATGGATACCATTTCTAAAAATAATTATAATCATTTCATAAATGCGAAACTGACTCCGGCAGAACATTCCTTATTTGAATTTGATCCAAATAACTTAAGCGAACAGGAAGCCATTCAATTGGGCATTCCTATCAAAGCCTTCCGAAATCTCCAAAAATACAAGGCAAAGGGTGGCCGGATTAAATCAGAAACGCAATTCAAAAACATCTATGGCATGGATACTGCGGTTTATTCAATCCTAAAACCCTATATCAAAATAACTCAGGAAAAAGACCCTCTTCTACCAATCAGGAAAGCACAAAGCCAGGATAGTATTTACGATATCAATACCATTGAAATCAGACAACTGCTCTACAAATTAAATATCGATTACAAAATCGCTTATCGAATCCTGAATTTCAGAAATGCTTTGGGTGGATTTTATAGTCTGGACCAACTTCATGAAATTTATGGAATTGAGGATAGCACGATTACACGCATTCAAAAAAAATTAGCAGTACGAAGTATGCATCAAAAATTCAACATGGATCAAATTCCCTTAGACAGCCTTGGAAAACACCCTTACATCAAATACAAAACTGCCAGATTGATTGGTAAATACAGGGAACAACATGGAACCATTCATTCCATTCAGGAATTGCAACTCATCATACCGGATACCCAACAGTTCCGTAAAATCACCCGGTATTTTTATGGTTTAAAAGATTTAAATTGA
- the fbp gene encoding class 1 fructose-bisphosphatase, producing MKRRITLDEFIIENQGGIDDAGGEFSDLLRHIGIAGKIINRIVNKAGLMDILGVDGQVNATGDTVQKLDIYANDLMIEYLQKSGVCAGVASEELEEFVAFESRQNRSHKYVVMMDPLDGSSNIDVNISVGTIFGIYKRVTGKGNELEIRDFLQTGRNLVAAGYILYGTSTMFVYSTGKGVNGFTYDRGIGEFCLSHPDMRIPDQGKIYSINQGYYRQFNPGMQNYVNDCADQHMMLRYIGSMVADVHRTLCLGGIFIYPSTSKSPEGKLRMLYECNPMGYVIEQAGGMCVNEAGLPVLEIPIQKLHQRSPVLIGSKANVQKALSFLSSI from the coding sequence ATGAAGAGACGTATTACCCTTGATGAATTTATCATTGAAAATCAAGGTGGTATCGATGATGCCGGGGGCGAATTCAGCGACCTTTTGAGACACATTGGCATCGCCGGTAAGATCATCAACAGGATTGTAAATAAAGCAGGGCTCATGGACATTCTTGGGGTCGATGGTCAGGTCAATGCCACTGGCGATACCGTTCAGAAACTCGATATTTATGCCAACGACCTCATGATCGAGTATCTGCAGAAAAGTGGAGTTTGTGCAGGCGTGGCATCTGAAGAACTCGAGGAATTTGTAGCTTTCGAAAGCAGACAAAACAGATCTCATAAATACGTCGTCATGATGGATCCGCTGGATGGATCTTCCAACATCGATGTCAATATCAGCGTTGGAACCATATTTGGAATTTATAAGCGCGTCACCGGGAAGGGCAATGAGCTGGAAATTCGCGATTTTTTACAAACAGGTCGAAATCTTGTTGCAGCAGGATACATTCTTTATGGAACCTCCACCATGTTTGTATACTCTACTGGTAAGGGTGTGAATGGATTTACTTATGATCGGGGAATTGGGGAATTCTGCCTTAGTCACCCGGATATGAGAATTCCCGATCAAGGCAAAATTTACTCCATCAACCAGGGCTATTACAGACAGTTTAATCCTGGAATGCAGAATTACGTCAATGATTGTGCAGATCAACACATGATGCTCAGATACATCGGTTCGATGGTTGCAGATGTTCATCGCACCCTATGTCTGGGAGGTATATTTATATACCCTTCGACATCAAAAAGTCCGGAGGGGAAATTGCGAATGTTGTATGAATGCAACCCCATGGGATACGTGATCGAACAAGCCGGTGGAATGTGTGTGAATGAGGCCGGACTGCCTGTTTTGGAAATTCCAATACAAAAATTACATCAACGGTCTCCGGTACTCATTGGATCAAAAGCAAATGTTCAAAAAGCGCTATCTTTTCTGTCTTCAATTTAA
- a CDS encoding ABC transporter ATP-binding protein — MKQLFSLNKYFSKYKNKLLLGILFVVLSNVFRVLQPQVIREALNEILAFMESSPEARNPEQLTQSLMKFGFYIFLFAVLMGLFMFMMRQTIIVMSRLIEYDMRSALFKHYLQLDASFYKKNKTGDLMSRIVEDVNKVRMYLGPAMLYGINLISLVLIVIITMFNVNPKLSVYTLLPLPILSYIIYIVSDKIHKKSETIQAQLAALTTKSQESFSGIRIVKSYATENSWSKDFESSSMKYKNDFLSLARIDSLFFPSMLLLIGLSTLIAIYVGGLNVYNGSVTAGNIAEFVIYVTMLTWPVSAIGWCASIIQQAEASQKRINDFLSTEPQIDQTGELYQPEFVPEFRFTNVSFTYPDSGIKALQHINLVIKPGQKIGLVGRTASGKSTIAELLLRIYDVESGILSVDGRTIQNIRPHSVRSVISYIPQDLFLFSDSIEENIRFGNPDLNLAEIEKAARFAQIHEDILGFQGAYQALLGERGVNVSGGQKQRLGLARALLKSSKLVIMDDCLSAVDSETELNFLDQLEKSLENRSLLFITQRIRQTAFLDYIYVLDQGRIVQEGQFDKLLLEEGLFKTLYTIENQNNYTG, encoded by the coding sequence TTGAAGCAACTTTTTAGCCTGAACAAGTATTTCAGCAAGTATAAAAACAAATTATTGCTGGGAATTTTGTTTGTGGTCTTGTCCAATGTATTCAGGGTATTACAGCCTCAGGTTATTCGCGAAGCACTGAATGAAATTCTGGCATTTATGGAATCTTCACCGGAAGCGAGGAATCCTGAGCAACTCACCCAATCTTTGATGAAGTTTGGATTCTATATTTTTTTGTTTGCTGTTTTAATGGGCCTATTCATGTTTATGATGAGACAAACCATTATTGTCATGTCCAGACTGATCGAATACGATATGCGCAGTGCGCTGTTCAAACACTATCTTCAACTGGATGCCAGTTTTTATAAGAAAAATAAAACCGGCGACTTGATGTCGCGCATTGTAGAAGATGTAAATAAAGTAAGAATGTATCTCGGTCCGGCGATGTTATACGGAATCAACCTGATCAGTCTGGTACTGATCGTAATCATCACGATGTTCAATGTCAATCCGAAGTTATCGGTATACACCCTTTTGCCATTGCCCATTTTATCCTATATCATCTACATCGTCAGCGATAAAATTCATAAAAAGAGCGAAACGATACAGGCCCAATTAGCGGCTTTAACTACAAAAAGTCAGGAATCGTTCAGCGGCATTAGAATTGTCAAATCTTACGCAACGGAAAATTCATGGAGCAAAGATTTCGAATCAAGTTCGATGAAATACAAGAATGATTTCTTATCGCTTGCCAGGATCGACAGTTTGTTTTTTCCATCGATGTTGTTGCTTATTGGTTTATCTACCCTTATTGCCATTTATGTTGGTGGCCTCAATGTCTACAATGGAAGCGTGACCGCAGGTAATATTGCAGAATTTGTGATTTATGTGACCATGCTTACCTGGCCGGTTTCTGCCATTGGCTGGTGTGCCTCCATCATCCAACAGGCAGAAGCCTCACAAAAGCGGATCAATGATTTTCTCTCTACCGAACCTCAGATCGATCAGACGGGTGAATTATATCAACCTGAGTTTGTTCCGGAATTCAGGTTTACAAATGTTAGTTTCACGTATCCGGATTCAGGAATAAAAGCACTGCAACATATAAATCTTGTGATCAAACCCGGCCAAAAAATCGGACTGGTAGGCAGAACTGCATCGGGCAAATCGACGATCGCTGAATTGTTGCTCAGAATTTACGACGTTGAATCTGGAATTCTTAGCGTTGATGGCCGAACGATTCAAAATATTAGACCACATTCAGTCAGATCTGTTATTTCGTACATACCACAGGATTTGTTTTTATTTTCTGACAGCATCGAAGAAAATATCAGGTTTGGCAATCCGGATTTGAATCTTGCCGAAATTGAAAAAGCGGCCAGGTTTGCACAGATTCACGAAGATATTCTTGGATTCCAAGGGGCTTATCAGGCTTTGCTTGGAGAGCGAGGTGTTAATGTTTCCGGAGGCCAGAAACAACGCCTTGGCCTGGCCAGAGCCTTGTTAAAGAGCTCTAAATTGGTCATCATGGACGATTGTCTTTCAGCAGTCGATTCTGAAACCGAGCTGAATTTTCTGGACCAACTCGAAAAAAGTCTCGAAAACAGATCCCTGCTTTTTATTACGCAAAGAATACGACAGACCGCTTTTTTGGATTATATCTATGTATTGGACCAAGGCAGAATCGTCCAGGAAGGCCAATTTGATAAGCTACTTTTGGAAGAAGGCCTTTTTAAAACGCTGTATACCATTGAAAATCAGAATAATTATACTGGATAA
- a CDS encoding DUF3276 family protein: protein MEGDKHIDNIFSKKLKAGKRRTYFFDIRRTKSNDYFISITESTKKFNSDSYERHKIFVYKEDFNRFIQNLQEVVDQVKTKYMPDFDYDEFAKREEEWQNSKNNNPSEEHQEPHW, encoded by the coding sequence GTGGAAGGGGACAAACATATTGACAATATTTTCTCCAAAAAATTAAAGGCGGGAAAACGCAGAACCTATTTCTTCGATATTCGCAGAACCAAATCCAATGATTATTTTATCTCCATCACCGAGAGCACTAAAAAGTTCAACAGCGATAGTTATGAGCGCCATAAAATTTTCGTTTATAAAGAGGATTTTAATCGCTTCATTCAAAACTTACAGGAAGTCGTAGACCAGGTCAAAACCAAGTACATGCCTGACTTTGATTACGATGAATTTGCCAAGAGGGAAGAAGAATGGCAAAACAGTAAGAACAACAATCCTTCGGAAGAGCATCAAGAACCCCATTGGTAA
- a CDS encoding nucleotidyltransferase, translating to MAQPSLLILAAGMGSRYGGLKQMDSFGPGGQTIIDFSIYDAVLAGFEEIVFVIRRSFADAFIAQMDQKWSAKVRLKYVFQETDELPDLDFTIPERSKPWGTAHAVWVARNEIAGPFGVINADDFYGREALMVLYQILKNSNHYALIAYPIVDTLSENGSVNRGVCKVDSNKRLIEIKECRNIQSSPVISFTEHGKETILDEGTLVSMNMWALQSDFFCWSELYFIDFLKSNGQDAASEFYIPDVIQRLMHEQNKLIDVVPSGSKWYGVTYQEDKPAVETAFLKMIEQGLYPAKF from the coding sequence ATGGCACAGCCGTCATTATTGATTTTAGCAGCAGGCATGGGAAGCCGGTATGGTGGCCTCAAACAAATGGACAGTTTTGGTCCGGGTGGACAAACCATAATTGATTTTTCAATTTACGATGCCGTACTTGCAGGATTTGAAGAGATTGTTTTTGTCATTCGGAGGTCTTTTGCAGATGCTTTTATAGCGCAGATGGATCAAAAATGGAGCGCGAAAGTCCGCTTAAAATATGTCTTTCAGGAAACGGATGAGCTTCCCGATTTGGACTTTACAATACCCGAACGATCCAAGCCGTGGGGCACAGCTCATGCTGTTTGGGTAGCTCGAAATGAAATTGCTGGTCCGTTTGGCGTAATCAATGCAGATGATTTTTATGGTAGGGAAGCCCTGATGGTTCTCTACCAGATATTGAAAAATAGCAATCACTATGCTTTGATTGCTTACCCTATTGTGGACACCCTTTCTGAAAATGGAAGTGTGAACAGAGGGGTTTGTAAAGTTGATTCAAACAAGCGATTAATTGAAATAAAAGAATGCAGAAACATTCAAAGCAGTCCTGTGATTTCTTTTACAGAACATGGGAAGGAGACTATATTGGATGAAGGAACACTCGTATCCATGAACATGTGGGCTTTGCAATCTGACTTTTTCTGCTGGTCAGAACTCTATTTTATAGATTTTCTAAAATCAAATGGACAGGATGCCGCATCCGAGTTCTATATTCCTGATGTGATCCAGCGACTCATGCATGAGCAAAATAAACTTATCGATGTTGTTCCTTCCGGATCCAAATGGTATGGTGTCACGTATCAGGAAGATAAACCTGCTGTAGAAACTGCCTTTTTGAAAATGATTGAACAGGGGCTTTATCCAGCCAAATTTTAA
- a CDS encoding DUF1501 domain-containing protein: protein MKRRSFIQLSTAASVPMLINGIPVGAVARNSFLDFVNPDNDRILVLIQMTGGNDGLNMVLPLDQYTNLDIARNKILIKETLGIKLRDDLALHPSMGALKSVYDAGKLRLIQSVGYPNQNRSHFRSTDIWTSGSSAEKMEPRGWLGRYFYNDHASYPGGYPNADFPDPHAITIGSLVSQTCQGPVANFSLAINDPATMALIEEPQFANNPPTTNYGIELKYLINTFKQTNDYTDVIKDAYSNAGGTIATTGNRLLDQLNIVAQLIKGGMRTKVYVVSLGGFDTHSAQCDPDDHEIGTHANLLQSVSEAIAGFQSEIEKSGNEKRVIGMTFSEFGRRIKANDSTGTDHGSAAPLFLFGNCINPGILGSNPIINSVVGNDEGVAMQYDFRSVYASILMDWFELPASVVSELLFAEFQKLPIIEGCSPVANDDQGRDFKFVFNAYPNPAERKINLSFESANEFIRISVFDPLGSEIKLLYSGRMQSGQHQMELNIEDLKPGNYFIRLASDHTQNTKLLVKM, encoded by the coding sequence ATGAAAAGAAGATCTTTTATACAGCTCAGTACTGCAGCTTCGGTTCCGATGCTGATCAACGGAATTCCTGTGGGTGCAGTTGCTCGCAATTCATTTTTGGATTTTGTAAATCCCGACAACGATCGCATTTTGGTTTTGATCCAAATGACCGGAGGTAATGATGGTTTAAACATGGTTTTGCCATTGGACCAGTACACCAACCTCGATATCGCGAGAAATAAAATTCTCATAAAAGAAACTTTAGGGATAAAACTAAGGGATGATCTGGCGTTGCATCCATCAATGGGCGCACTCAAATCCGTATACGATGCAGGCAAACTTCGACTGATTCAATCGGTGGGATATCCAAATCAAAACAGGTCGCATTTCAGATCGACCGATATCTGGACTTCTGGTTCCAGTGCTGAGAAGATGGAACCCAGAGGTTGGTTGGGAAGGTATTTTTACAACGATCATGCAAGCTATCCTGGTGGTTACCCGAATGCGGATTTTCCTGATCCTCATGCGATCACTATTGGATCATTGGTTTCTCAAACCTGCCAGGGTCCTGTTGCAAACTTCAGTCTGGCCATCAACGATCCGGCCACCATGGCTTTGATTGAAGAACCGCAGTTTGCAAACAATCCCCCGACGACCAACTACGGCATCGAGTTAAAGTACTTGATCAACACTTTTAAACAAACCAATGACTACACGGATGTAATCAAGGATGCTTATTCCAATGCAGGTGGAACCATTGCAACCACTGGAAACAGGTTGTTGGACCAATTAAATATCGTAGCTCAGTTGATCAAAGGTGGAATGCGTACAAAAGTATATGTAGTGAGCCTTGGGGGCTTTGATACGCACTCCGCACAATGCGATCCGGATGATCATGAAATCGGGACACACGCCAACTTGTTACAAAGTGTATCTGAAGCAATAGCGGGATTCCAATCAGAGATCGAAAAATCAGGCAACGAGAAACGTGTTATCGGAATGACTTTTTCTGAATTTGGAAGAAGAATTAAGGCCAACGATTCAACCGGAACCGATCATGGCTCGGCTGCTCCTCTATTCCTTTTTGGGAATTGCATCAATCCCGGAATTCTTGGTTCCAATCCAATTATAAACAGCGTTGTTGGAAATGATGAAGGCGTCGCCATGCAGTATGACTTCAGATCTGTATATGCTTCCATTTTGATGGACTGGTTTGAGCTTCCTGCTTCTGTGGTCAGCGAACTGCTGTTTGCTGAGTTCCAAAAGCTTCCAATCATCGAAGGCTGTTCTCCGGTAGCCAATGACGATCAGGGCAGAGATTTTAAATTTGTATTCAATGCTTATCCAAACCCTGCAGAACGCAAAATCAATTTATCTTTTGAATCGGCAAATGAATTTATCAGGATCAGTGTATTTGATCCGTTGGGTTCAGAAATTAAATTGTTGTATTCAGGCAGAATGCAAAGTGGTCAACACCAAATGGAGTTGAATATCGAAGATTTGAAACCGGGCAATTACTTTATTCGATTGGCCTCTGATCATACCCAGAATACAAAATTGCTTGTCAAGATGTAA